One part of the Nitrospinota bacterium genome encodes these proteins:
- a CDS encoding zinc-ribbon domain-containing protein, with protein MQIECQRCKTAYRFKEELPKDLVKVKCPKCSHFMIIESQKIATDTKKTMLKDEIFLTTLQEKINGLLLRIREKDGEIKRLRDTIKVKDEEIKKKEKQLIYKNEQLTNLQFRKKGVLSNIFSKKKKSTVQSEHTEFKEAEIERID; from the coding sequence TTGCAGATAGAATGTCAGAGGTGTAAAACAGCATACCGTTTTAAAGAGGAGCTTCCTAAAGATCTTGTAAAAGTAAAATGTCCCAAATGTTCTCATTTTATGATTATAGAGTCACAAAAAATCGCTACAGATACAAAAAAAACTATGCTTAAAGATGAAATTTTTTTAACGACTCTTCAAGAAAAGATTAACGGGCTATTATTAAGGATTAGAGAAAAAGATGGGGAAATAAAGAGACTTAGAGATACTATAAAAGTGAAGGATGAAGAGATAAAGAAAAAGGAGAAGCAATTGATTTATAAAAATGAACAATTAACCAATTTACAATTCAGAAAAAAAGGGGTTTTATCAAATATTTTTTCTAAAAAAAAGAAGAGCACGGTCCAAAGTGAACATACTGAATTTAAAGAGGCAGAAATAGAAAGGATTGATTGA